The genomic region TTTGCGTCCCAATGAGATTCTGCAGCCTTTGCGCGAAACGACAAAAATTCATTCCTGATAGGAGGGATGGTTGCTAGCGGTGGGAATTGGAAAAGAGGTCGATCACATGCGGGCTTTCGGAATTCTCCTGCCAGGAGGCTAGAGTTTCACCACGCTCACTCGGCGTCTGGCCGGCAAGGCCGACATCGCGAACCAAAGTTGCGCCGTAGGCATCGGGAGCTTGGGGATCGCGCCGGACTTTACCGAATTCGAGGACGCGCGTTGCCAACGTGAATGCTTCGGTCAGATCGTGCGTGACCATGAAGACTGTCATCTGGCGATCTTGCCAAAGCTGGTGCATCAGCGTGTGGATGTTCGATTTAGTCGGCGGATCGAGGGCGCCGAAGGCTTCGTCAAGAAGCAGGACTTTCGGACTGCAGAGAAGCGCTTGGGCGATCGCAAGTCGCTGCTGCATGCCGCCCGAGAGTTGTGCCGGATAGTGGTTTAGGACGTGACCGAGGCCAACACGCCCAAGCATATCAGTTGCGGAACTTTTCGCTTGTGCGCGTTTATTGCCGAAGAGATGTCCGCCCATTTTTGATTGCGCGAGTTCTGTCCCGAGCATTGCGTTGCCAAGAACGGTGAGATGGGGAAAAACGGAGTACCTCTGAAAGACGATACC from Hyphomicrobium sp. MC1 harbors:
- a CDS encoding ABC transporter ATP-binding protein, with amino-acid sequence MSEITIKNVWKEYGSATVLERLNFTVQKGEFCALVGPSGCGKTTFLRLLLSMEPATRGKILVGEEQISTEPARDRGIVFQRYSVFPHLTVLGNAMLGTELAQSKMGGHLFGNKRAQAKSSATDMLGRVGLGHVLNHYPAQLSGGMQQRLAIAQALLCSPKVLLLDEAFGALDPPTKSNIHTLMHQLWQDRQMTVFMVTHDLTEAFTLATRVLEFGKVRRDPQAPDAYGATLVRDVGLAGQTPSERGETLASWQENSESPHVIDLFSNSHR